The Thamnophis elegans isolate rThaEle1 chromosome Z, rThaEle1.pri, whole genome shotgun sequence genome contains a region encoding:
- the IL27 gene encoding interleukin-27 subunit alpha codes for MHPSGTVVLLLLQVLLKFDILLAAPSVGLQEEKGSGLETTPEKKLDLQKEFSMSLKLSRQLLRKTKDLTRYYLFDRLPGVEVPHISHLERLPSASLDFHTWLSLSDASRLLQIAKTISFYHKLVQQLRKFEAIKENSKFFSQFEDIDVNLRDLGHQVDYQITLWGLSSDTQPISIPQILRKRNQWANRQEVYIVLRSLESFLVRVARDFLMLRMRVPKVALPSKSL; via the exons ATGCACCCAAGCG GTacagttgtcctcctcctccttcaagtCCTTCTCAAGTTTGACATCCTTCTTGCTGCCCCTTCAGTTGGACTCCAAGAGGAGAAGGGATCTGGACTTGAGACCACCCCTGAAAAGAAACTGGATCTGCAGAAAGAATTTAGCATGAGCTTAAAACTCTCACGACAACTACTTCGCAAAACAAAGGATCTTACAAGATACTAT CTTTTCGACCGTTTACCTGGAGTTGAGGTTCCTCATATTTCCCACTTGGAGCGCCTGCCCTCAGCCAGCCTTGATTTTCACACATGGCTCTCTCTTTCG GATGCCAGCCGCCTGTTGCAGATAGCCAAAACCATTTCATTTTATCACAAGTTAGTTCAACAGCTGAGGAAGTTTGAAGCAATCAAAGAAAATTCCAAATTTTTCTCTCAGTTTGAAGATATCGATGTTAACCTCCGAGATCTTGGTCATCAAGTAGATTACCAG ATTACACTTTGGGGCCTATCATCTGATACCCAGCCTATATCAATTCCTCAGATCCTTCGAAAACGCAATCAATGGGCGAACCGCCAAGAAGTATATATTGTCCTTCGTTctcttgaaagcttcctggttcgAGTTGCACGAGATTTTTTGATGCTCAGGATGAGGGTGCCGAAAGTGGCTTTACCTTCCAAGAGTCTCTAA
- the APOBR gene encoding apolipoprotein B receptor → MEYLRSLFGSLQQALDFVSSFTTYLFGNEPHPGAEEVGSGREMKESRSHHDSEVETTYSGDVSPREELKVTEGPFTAEIPLLSEEIQGTSEIVVTGDQAMESFLRSSNFPNSCEGQEKSEQKFSVSSVCLSDTPELESTTPMTDSIEQFPLEAPSMTGRFYQRKSEEFALVEVAQEDMTEELEDAICSQYCSQYCSQLNPDELLAERRELGQMEEARKTEMSQEAEQDRNVLPEEIEQEALNWAASVEQKRGLEGTGWTGEMVQGSMEETVEMDNQQLEVGKEQEEENVGEKVQGEINTATLNQAEDKVLEEERTVGESHLWDEEAEKITDDQEKELGNMLWNKGIQQKLLDLTQHREEKQRGQEDATWSRGTQQGRLEEMAKMARDQQLNVEKEQEEDTRVDGNEQVKPSVAAEIEGDQVKMLEEKRKGERSCNLEECLGGTEEGKERKLDEDERELERITWTNKLQYDALNVAIVKTQDLESGEEQREGIRLDTDHQIMKEVVTKNEEVQQPLLHKAEMETSQKKALEGEAKERDLYWEPKETEIMIKQESGAPELEKGGNCKQGDLSEKEERGLEGVTWTDKFQYDALNVAKVKTQGLESGEEQGEGIELDADHQIMKEIVTKNEEVQQPLLDKAEMETSQKKALEGEEKERDLYWEPKETEIMIEQESGAPELEKGGNCKQGDLSEKEERGLEGVTWTDKFQYDALNVAIVKTQGLESGEEQGEGIELDADHQIMKEIVTKNEEVQQPLLDKAEMETSQKKALEGEEKERDLYWEPKETDIMIEQEKEEPELEKGGNCKQGDLPEKAKTEENLNQEVEESVKNEILVTGRKQEQQMEEEWWESNQEEQPELLVGTCGLSVDMLEVAETTSDQSNQLGETTKNLVYPTSLDTDLLAGPRAFPHDVTTLDSSAQKERVLLRRKSSIRRAPSLKKPKISTEAPTEEIKMAEDAPSLLEVPKRQKPRLSGFGPMHPNMMAELQMRLQKPK, encoded by the exons ATGGAGTATCTTCGATCACTTTTTGGGAGCTTGCAACAAGCATTG GATTTTGTTTCCTCATTTACTACTTACCTTTTTGGAAATGAACCTCATCCAGGAGCAGAAGAGGTAGGAAGTGGAAGGGAGATGAAGGAGTCCAGAAGCCACCATGATTCTGAAGTGGAGACAACATACTCCGG GGATGTTTCTCCAAGGGAGGAATTGAAGGTCACTGAAGGTCCTTTCACAGCGGAG ATACCCCTACTCAGTGAGGAGATCCAAGGAACATCAGAAATTGTGGTTACTGGTGATCAGGCAATGGAGTCCTTTCTCAGATCTTCCAATTTTCCCAACAGTTGTGAGGGACAGGAAAAATCTGAACAAAAGTTCTCAG TGTCTTCTGTATGCCTCAGTGATACCCCTGAACTAGAATCAACAACACCTATGACTGACAGCATCGAACAGTTCCCCTTAGAGGCACCAAGCATGACTGGGAGATTCTATCAAAGAAAATCTGAAGAATTTGCTTTGGTGGAAGTTGCACAGGAAGACATGACAGAAGAGTTGGAAGATGCCATTTGTAGTCAATATTGTAGTCAATATTGTAGTCAATTGAACCCAGATGAACTTTTGGCAGAAAGAAGAGAACTTGGGCAAATGGAAGAGGCAAGAAAGACAGAGATGAGTCAGGAAGCAGAACAAGACAGAAATGTATTACCTGAAGAGATTGAGCAAGAAGCACTAAATTGGGCAGCATCTGTAGAACAAAAAAGAGGGCTTGAAGGGACAGGGTGGACCGGGGAGATGGTTCAAGGTAGTATGGAAGAGACGGTTGAGATGGATAATCAACAATTGGAGGTTGGGAAAgagcaggaagaagaaaatgtgggTGAGAAAGTGCAGGGAGAGATAAATACAGCAACACTAAACCAGGCAGAGGATAAGGTGCTTGAAGAGGAAAGAACGGTTGGAGAAAGCCATCTGTGGGatgaagaagcagaaaaaatcaCAGATGAtcaggagaaagagttgggaaATATGTTGTGGAATAAGGGAATTCAGCAAAAGCTCCTAGATTTAACACAGCATAGAGAGGAAAAGCAGAGAGGACAAGAAGATGCAACATGGAGTAGGGGGACTCAGCAAGGTAGACTGGAGGAGATGGCTAAGATGGCAAGAGACCAGCAGTTAAATGTTGAGAAGGAACAGGAAGAAGATACAAGAGTGGATGGGAACGAACAGGTAAAACCAAGTGTGGCAGCAGAAATTGAAGGAGACCAGGTGAAGATgctagaagagaaaaggaaaggtgaGAGAAGCTGTAATTTGGAAGAATGCTTAGGAGGAActgaagaggggaaggagagaaagctGGATGAAGATGAAAGAGAACTAGAGAGAATCACTTGGACAAATAAACTTCAGTATGATGCACTAAATGTTGCAATAGTGAAGACCCAGGATTTAGAATCTGGGGAGGAACAGAGAGAAGGCATAAGGCTGGACACAGACCACCAGATAATGAAAGAAGTAGTAACAAAGAACGAAGAAGTTCAGCAACCACTATTGCACAAGGCAGAGATGGAAACAAGCCAGAAGAAGGCATTAGAAGGGGAAGCAAAGGAGAGAGATTTATACTGGGAGCCCAAAGAAACAGAGATTATGATAAAGCAGGAAAGCGGGGCACCAGAattggaaaaggggggaaattgtaAGCAGGGAGATTTAtctgagaaagaggaaagaggactAGAGGGAGTCACTTGGACAGATAAATTTCAGTATGATGCACTAAATGTTGCAAAAGTGAAGACCCAGGGTTTAGAATCTGGGGAGGAACAGGGAGAAGGAATAGAGCTGGATGCAGACCACCAGATAATGAAGGAAATAGTAACAAAGAATGAAGAAGTTCAGCAACCACTACTGGACAAGGCAGAGATGGAAACAAGCCAGAAGAAGGCAttagaaggggaagaaaaggagagagatttATACTGGGAGCCTAAAGAAACTGAGATTATGATAGAGCAGGAAAGCGGGGCACCAGAattggaaaaggggggaaattgtaAGCAGGGAGATTTAtctgagaaagaggaaagaggactAGAGGGAGTCACTTGGACAGATAAATTTCAGTATGATGCACTAAATGTTGCAATAGTGAAGACCCAGGGTTTAGAATCTGGGGAGGAACAGGGAGAAGGAATAGAGCTGGATGCAGACCACCAGATAATGAAGGAAATAGTAACAAAGAATGAAGAAGTTCAGCAACCACTACTGGACAAGGCAGAGATGGAAACAAGCCAGAAGAAGGCAttagaaggggaagaaaaggagagagatttATACTGGGAGCCCAAAGAAACTGATATTATGATAGAGCAGGAAAAGGAGGAACCAGaattggaaaagggaggaaattgTAAGCAGGGAGATTTACCTGAGAAAGCAAAGACAGAAGAAAATCTGAATCAGGAAGTAGAAGAATCTGTGAAAAATGAGATACTTGTTACAGGGAGAAAACAGGAACAGCAAATGGAAGAAGAATGGTGGGAAAGTAACCAGGAAGAACAGCCCGAGTTATTGGTAGGCACTTGTGGTCTTAGTGTAGACATGCTGGAAGTGGCTGAGACTACATCAGACCAGTCGAATCAACTGGGAGAGACCACAAAGAACCTGGTGTATCCAACTTCTCTTGATACAGATCTCCTGGCTGGACCCAGAGCTTTCCCACATGAT GTCACAACACTGGATAGCAGTGCCCAGAAGGAACGGGTGTTGCTACGTCGTAAGAGCTCCATTCGACGAGCACCCAGCTTGAAGAAACCAAAGATATCAACAGAGGCTCCAACAGAAGAGATAAAGATGGCTGAAGATGCTCCATCTTTATTGGAAGTACCAAAGAGACAAAAACCAAGATTGTCTGG gTTTGGGCCTATGCACCCCAATATGATGGCTGAACTTCAGATGCGCCTGCAAAAGCCCAAGTGA